One genomic window of Halobacterium noricense includes the following:
- a CDS encoding transcription initiation factor IIB — protein sequence MSSTSFVRYESSVEQAAENNEASEESVVERAPSRRSACPECDGRVVSENQESYCMKCGLVVSAEHVDRQPMLRVHGPSDDSGPAEWSCESINPLRVDKGLHTTFFLGSDGYGNSLSSEQMDKFERLRQRHKRFQMDDKRAIRLNEGYRDIESITGNLALPGFVAEDAGLFLKQAADARLPGGRMSWEALAGGAVLLAATEAGFPRSCDEVVQYTKSSYERVSAAARKLRCELGLDVPPAREGVVDDVLIALDDSLDVQTCLELRELSDHFLAIADEKPVGPGTSRLTMGAAAVYAADRLTDGKVVTQAQVAEAASTVVDTSKSRVSRYSQALHDAYVDKHGSDDPGAVLERGRVRLR from the coding sequence ATGTCAAGTACGAGCTTTGTACGGTATGAATCTTCGGTCGAACAGGCAGCCGAGAACAACGAGGCGTCCGAGGAGTCGGTCGTTGAGCGTGCACCGAGCAGGCGGTCGGCATGTCCCGAGTGCGACGGACGGGTCGTCAGTGAAAATCAGGAATCGTACTGTATGAAATGCGGTCTTGTGGTCTCCGCGGAGCACGTTGATCGCCAGCCGATGCTTCGTGTGCATGGCCCCTCGGACGATAGCGGGCCTGCTGAGTGGAGTTGTGAGTCGATCAACCCACTCCGGGTCGACAAAGGCCTCCATACGACGTTCTTCCTCGGCAGCGATGGATACGGAAATTCGCTGTCGAGCGAGCAGATGGATAAGTTCGAGCGGTTGCGGCAGCGGCACAAGCGCTTCCAAATGGATGACAAGCGCGCGATTCGGCTCAACGAGGGCTATCGCGATATCGAGTCGATCACCGGCAATTTGGCACTCCCCGGGTTCGTCGCCGAAGATGCCGGACTGTTCCTGAAGCAGGCGGCCGACGCGCGGCTTCCCGGCGGCCGGATGTCCTGGGAAGCACTCGCCGGTGGAGCAGTGCTCCTCGCAGCGACCGAGGCGGGATTCCCCCGGTCGTGTGACGAGGTCGTGCAGTATACGAAGTCCTCGTATGAGCGAGTGAGCGCGGCAGCGCGGAAGTTGCGGTGCGAGCTCGGTCTGGATGTGCCCCCGGCGCGAGAGGGGGTCGTCGACGATGTGCTCATCGCGCTCGACGACAGTCTCGACGTGCAGACGTGTCTGGAGCTGCGGGAACTCAGTGACCACTTCCTGGCGATCGCCGACGAGAAACCGGTTGGGCCGGGGACGTCACGCCTGACGATGGGGGCGGCGGCCGTCTATGCGGCGGATCGGCTCACTGACGGGAAGGTCGTCACCCAAGCGCAGGTGGCTGAAGCAGCAAGCACTGTCGTCGACACCTCGAAAAGTCGAGTCAGCCGGTACTCGCAGGCGTTGCACGACGCCTACGTGGACAAGCACGGAAGCGACGATCCGGGCGCAGTCCTCGAACGCGGCCGCGTCCGACTGCGGTAA
- a CDS encoding ABC transporter ATP-binding protein — MTTPAIETSGLTKHYDGTVALDALDLTVEQGEVYGFLGPNGAGKSTTINLLMNYIKPTEGTAQVLGHDPWDEVVACHQRVGILPDRFDIYDDLSARRHLQLVIDTKGTDDDPPTLLERVGLTDAVDQPAGEFSQGMEQRLALAMSLVGDPDLLILDEPFTGLDPHGVALVRDVVKAESERGATVFFSSHVLGQVELVCDRIGILHQGHLVDEGALTDVRGRLGLQADATVEDIFVELTEDSIRTGEVEQ; from the coding sequence GTGACGACGCCAGCCATCGAAACCAGCGGTCTGACGAAGCACTACGACGGCACCGTCGCTCTCGATGCGCTCGATCTGACCGTCGAGCAAGGCGAAGTGTATGGTTTTCTCGGCCCCAACGGTGCCGGCAAGTCGACGACGATCAACCTGCTGATGAACTACATCAAGCCGACCGAGGGAACGGCGCAGGTCCTCGGGCACGACCCCTGGGACGAGGTCGTCGCCTGCCACCAGCGGGTTGGCATCCTCCCCGATCGATTCGATATCTACGACGACCTCTCTGCCCGACGCCACCTCCAACTGGTGATCGACACCAAGGGCACTGACGACGACCCACCGACACTGCTCGAACGGGTTGGCCTCACCGACGCCGTCGACCAGCCAGCGGGCGAGTTCTCCCAAGGGATGGAACAGCGCCTCGCGCTTGCGATGAGCCTCGTCGGCGACCCGGACCTCTTGATCCTCGACGAACCGTTCACCGGGCTCGATCCTCACGGCGTGGCGTTGGTTCGGGACGTCGTCAAGGCCGAATCAGAGCGCGGGGCGACGGTGTTTTTCTCCAGTCACGTCCTTGGGCAGGTCGAACTGGTCTGTGATCGCATCGGTATCCTCCACCAGGGACACCTCGTCGACGAAGGAGCGCTGACCGACGTCCGGGGCCGACTCGGACTCCAGGCCGACGCAACGGTAGAGGACATCTTCGTCGAACTCACCGAGGACTCGATCCGTACTGGGGAGGTGGAGCAATGA
- a CDS encoding ABC transporter permease subunit, translating into MARPRWFPLARKEARTILTSKGPWALAILLVLWGYRPSYVGWDYLGPDMTVGFVQVASTFLLPLGVLLLSYRSIVGERTSGSLKFVLGLPLTRTDILVGKILGRSAGIAIPVTAAALVLGLIGVARFGLFSPLLFLAVFLAMLLYVVVLVSIATAVSAVTTSTVRATGVIFGVVYLVLTVLWKTVAGMTYSNLTGLAATPTNAPADGLLFALLRISPDRAYRVLTNWILEVGNSGAGYTGVITKLHTPTAVNAYVVEAAFETKPIPVYLHEILGLVVLLLWLVVPLGLARYRFERGDLV; encoded by the coding sequence ATGGCCCGCCCGCGATGGTTCCCGCTCGCACGCAAGGAAGCCCGCACGATCCTCACCTCCAAAGGTCCGTGGGCGCTGGCGATCCTCCTCGTCCTCTGGGGATACCGACCGAGCTACGTCGGCTGGGACTACCTCGGACCAGATATGACAGTCGGGTTCGTCCAAGTCGCGAGCACATTTTTGCTCCCACTGGGCGTCCTCCTGTTGAGTTACCGGTCGATCGTCGGCGAGCGGACGTCGGGGAGTCTGAAGTTCGTCCTCGGATTGCCGCTCACGCGAACCGACATCCTCGTCGGCAAAATCCTCGGCCGAAGTGCGGGGATCGCGATTCCCGTTACGGCGGCCGCACTCGTGCTGGGTCTGATCGGAGTCGCCCGGTTCGGCCTCTTTTCGCCGCTCCTGTTTCTGGCTGTCTTCCTTGCGATGCTCCTGTACGTCGTTGTTCTCGTCTCGATCGCGACAGCAGTCTCGGCGGTGACAACGAGTACAGTCCGTGCGACCGGTGTGATCTTCGGCGTCGTCTACCTCGTGTTGACGGTCCTCTGGAAGACAGTTGCAGGGATGACCTACAGCAACCTAACCGGACTCGCAGCCACGCCGACCAATGCACCGGCCGACGGCTTGCTGTTCGCACTCCTCAGAATCTCACCAGATAGAGCATACCGTGTCCTCACGAACTGGATCCTCGAGGTCGGGAACTCGGGCGCGGGCTACACTGGCGTGATCACCAAGCTCCATACCCCCACAGCCGTCAACGCGTACGTCGTTGAGGCAGCATTCGAGACAAAACCGATCCCCGTCTATCTACACGAAATATTGGGACTCGTCGTCTTATTGCTGTGGCTCGTCGTGCCGCTGGGACTTGCCCGCTATCGCTTTGAACGGGGTGATCTGGTGTGA
- a CDS encoding CPBP family intramembrane glutamic endopeptidase, translating to MAFGPGISVPTITGTRVVYPVPIVAAWVVLTVASIGLGRIIRRSKFWLVRVTGTDPLGWFEFPDRERTDDTEDTEGTETYSVTDLKEQLDWEREWWRRKARFGVRSAVVAPVVEELTFRGGPLLLALTLDGYRLPLLIGGSVLWAYVHTLNPRGYRRATAPVFVGGLLCLYLWAVGLWWVAVLVHAGNNATAMALEVGREWWRRWQHPFAPGEEYTVTVDDHGPQPEAHGLYRAYTPANETLHVANVEPGETTRVRVATTVGFHGHAYPVAESRREPE from the coding sequence ATGGCATTCGGACCGGGCATCTCGGTTCCGACCATTACGGGAACGCGGGTGGTATACCCGGTACCGATCGTTGCGGCATGGGTTGTACTCACTGTCGCGAGCATCGGCCTCGGCCGCATCATCCGTCGAAGCAAATTCTGGCTCGTCAGGGTGACAGGGACCGATCCGCTCGGCTGGTTCGAGTTTCCCGATCGCGAACGCACTGACGACACGGAGGATACGGAAGGTACGGAAACGTACTCGGTCACGGATCTCAAGGAGCAGCTCGACTGGGAGCGAGAGTGGTGGCGTCGGAAGGCACGGTTTGGGGTCCGGTCAGCTGTAGTCGCGCCGGTGGTCGAGGAACTCACCTTTCGGGGTGGTCCATTGCTGCTGGCGCTGACACTGGACGGGTATCGGCTCCCGCTGTTGATCGGTGGGTCGGTACTCTGGGCGTACGTCCATACGCTGAATCCGCGCGGCTACCGTCGGGCGACAGCACCGGTATTTGTCGGTGGGTTGCTTTGTCTATATCTGTGGGCGGTAGGGCTCTGGTGGGTAGCAGTGCTGGTGCATGCGGGCAATAACGCAACTGCGATGGCGCTGGAGGTCGGCAGAGAGTGGTGGAGACGCTGGCAACATCCCTTCGCGCCGGGCGAGGAATACACGGTGACGGTCGACGATCATGGTCCGCAACCAGAGGCTCACGGGCTGTATCGAGCGTACACACCAGCGAACGAGACACTCCACGTCGCCAATGTCGAACCGGGCGAAACCACTCGTGTGCGAGTGGCAACGACGGTTGGATTCCACGGCCATGCATATCCGGTCGCCGAGTCACGCCGAGAACCTGAGTGA
- a CDS encoding type IV secretory system conjugative DNA transfer family protein encodes MSKRTDSESQTEDYRQEDEVEIFFKIVAVMAAALLFPWVYAILERANFTALKFEGLHRSRALWLVPLFYLVGAVGTVLLFPAHLKLFWAFHVLLLAQLAELILHQAGYLTGMALPLVEQFTLLRVGGFIGILGATAYTGQRLRTWDTERELYRIISDGNYVLPFRGLSAVSDHMSLSRFFPLQKDRSILVLGETGAGKTETIKHLSHQMQAGADDPFVVFDYKGEYQDILERDHNHEDLIYLSSTGATAHWNLFAEIEREGDIDEIGRALFPKTEGSEFFSPAARQLFVAVVTYLHREAQADDTTPTNADLVAFVQSTDKQEMHEQLTEHSDLTAAASAIDPDSERQAAGVYANFQQIIADLFRGDFAEAGEFSIREYMQDPQGRTLLLDFPITEGDAVQPAFRFFIDWAARFALADDQDTYFVLDEFARLPSLRKIGDLINAGRGRNTQLLLGVQSVAQLHDAYGKDRANALLSGLVQSVIMRVGDAASVEYARSQIGREEQRRSVPVHDRDGRSVGRQELQDETHPIAESDLERLDDGEAIVIVPDGWMRGLIARFTAIRAQLERALERATKE; translated from the coding sequence GTGAGCAAACGTACCGATTCCGAGTCTCAAACTGAGGACTACCGGCAAGAGGACGAGGTAGAGATCTTCTTCAAGATCGTGGCGGTGATGGCGGCCGCGCTGCTGTTTCCCTGGGTGTATGCCATCCTCGAGCGGGCGAATTTCACTGCCCTCAAATTCGAAGGGTTACATCGCAGTCGCGCACTCTGGCTCGTCCCGCTGTTCTACCTGGTCGGGGCAGTCGGAACTGTCCTGCTCTTTCCAGCACACCTCAAACTGTTCTGGGCGTTCCACGTCCTCCTGCTCGCACAACTGGCCGAGCTCATCCTCCATCAGGCGGGATATCTGACCGGCATGGCCCTCCCGCTCGTCGAGCAGTTCACGCTACTCCGCGTCGGCGGCTTCATCGGCATCCTCGGCGCTACAGCCTATACTGGCCAGCGACTGCGTACCTGGGACACGGAACGCGAACTCTATAGAATCATCAGCGACGGGAACTACGTCCTGCCGTTTCGGGGACTCTCTGCTGTGAGCGATCACATGAGCCTCTCACGGTTTTTCCCACTGCAGAAGGACCGTTCAATTCTCGTCCTCGGGGAGACGGGCGCGGGGAAGACGGAGACGATCAAACATCTCTCCCATCAGATGCAGGCTGGGGCTGACGATCCGTTTGTCGTCTTCGACTACAAAGGCGAATATCAGGACATCCTCGAGCGCGACCACAACCACGAGGACCTGATTTACCTCTCGTCGACGGGCGCAACCGCACACTGGAATCTCTTCGCCGAAATCGAACGCGAGGGCGATATCGACGAAATCGGCCGAGCACTGTTTCCTAAAACGGAGGGATCTGAGTTCTTCAGTCCAGCCGCACGCCAGCTGTTCGTTGCGGTCGTGACGTATCTCCACCGGGAAGCCCAAGCGGACGACACAACGCCGACGAACGCGGATCTTGTGGCGTTTGTCCAGTCGACCGATAAACAAGAGATGCACGAGCAGCTTACCGAACATTCGGATCTCACTGCGGCGGCCTCGGCAATCGATCCGGATTCAGAACGACAGGCTGCAGGCGTCTACGCGAACTTTCAGCAGATCATCGCTGACCTCTTCCGCGGCGACTTCGCTGAAGCGGGCGAGTTCTCGATCCGCGAGTACATGCAGGACCCACAGGGGCGGACGTTGCTCTTGGACTTCCCGATCACAGAGGGTGACGCGGTCCAACCCGCATTTCGATTCTTCATCGACTGGGCAGCACGCTTTGCGCTTGCTGACGACCAAGATACGTATTTCGTCCTGGACGAGTTCGCGCGCCTTCCTAGTCTCCGGAAGATCGGTGACCTGATCAACGCGGGACGGGGCCGGAACACCCAACTCCTGCTCGGCGTCCAGTCGGTCGCACAGCTCCACGACGCCTACGGGAAAGACCGCGCGAATGCGCTACTGAGCGGCCTCGTCCAATCAGTAATCATGCGGGTCGGCGATGCAGCGAGCGTCGAGTACGCCCGGTCACAGATCGGCCGTGAGGAACAGCGCCGGTCCGTCCCCGTACATGACCGTGACGGACGCTCCGTCGGCCGCCAGGAACTCCAGGATGAAACGCATCCGATCGCCGAAAGCGACCTCGAACGCCTCGACGATGGCGAGGCGATCGTCATCGTCCCCGACGGTTGGATGCGCGGCCTGATCGCCCGCTTTACAGCGATTCGAGCGCAGCTCGAGCGAGCGCTTGAACGCGCGACGAAAGAGTGA
- a CDS encoding DUF7718 family protein: protein MSESYDYAYPLGTHKGRMIRLAVDLSDAVDTATAPVTTDFAVWLFYWMPSEDAPDASHEHIVRIDDRKHGGPHIDRFYSEEGGKDTSLPSDFDAENAEERLREDWRHYAETYHQAHGGWR, encoded by the coding sequence ATGTCTGAATCGTATGACTACGCCTACCCTCTCGGCACACACAAAGGGCGGATGATTCGCCTTGCGGTCGATCTCTCTGACGCCGTCGACACCGCGACCGCCCCCGTGACGACCGATTTCGCTGTCTGGTTGTTCTACTGGATGCCGTCTGAGGACGCACCCGACGCCTCACATGAGCACATCGTCCGGATCGACGATCGAAAGCACGGCGGCCCACACATCGACCGATTCTATAGCGAAGAAGGCGGGAAAGATACCTCTCTCCCGTCGGATTTTGATGCTGAGAATGCTGAGGAACGTCTGCGCGAGGACTGGCGACACTACGCCGAAACCTACCACCAAGCGCACGGCGGCTGGCGGTGA
- a CDS encoding HVO_A0114 family putative DNA-binding protein, which yields MSEISHAGDETADRVADRAEFSRTLAQSDYDNVTVLALSEAADVLTDRRRELIDALRVGEYESIRDLAREVGRDKGAVSRDLAVLAEHGVTTLEENGRAKRPVLRTGTIVVEPVAVTHG from the coding sequence GTGTCTGAAATAAGCCATGCGGGAGACGAGACGGCTGACCGCGTTGCAGACAGGGCCGAGTTCAGCCGCACGCTCGCCCAGAGCGACTACGATAACGTGACTGTGCTCGCCCTCAGCGAGGCAGCGGACGTCCTCACAGACCGGCGACGGGAACTCATCGACGCGCTTCGCGTGGGCGAATACGAGTCTATCCGCGACCTCGCCCGAGAGGTCGGCCGTGACAAAGGTGCCGTCTCGCGGGACCTCGCCGTCCTCGCCGAGCACGGCGTCACGACGCTCGAGGAGAACGGCCGTGCAAAGCGCCCGGTCCTCCGGACCGGCACGATCGTCGTCGAGCCGGTCGCCGTCACCCACGGCTGA
- a CDS encoding type IV secretory system conjugative DNA transfer family protein: MSLTKRFQYYVRPAWFVVGWILLLLVWLFYLPTPEFPVIPLSIWGLAFLASPFILYRYWGDRPPQLTLSSERLDDSEVGLPVNHINETDHLSGRLLRRMIPIDVTGSIGILGATRSGKTNAAKLLVDQIRDKTDEQTPFIIYDHKTDFQDHLDEDERIVLSGRKADVQWNIFEEVESEQECEELARELFPAPSDGSDFFADASRQLFAAVLKVMRRDAPDGTTPTNEDLVTWIESTTVEELAETLSEHPDLQGITDYIDPDASEQSQGVMASFRKEVRNMFQGDLCEAGSWSIRQYMDDPQGKVLIIDYPQRLGESTKPLIRFTIDWSIRFALDDGDQSAYFVLDEFARLPPLRRIGDLVNVGAGQDTRALITLQSVAQLYDRYGRDGGDALLSGLLSTIILRLNDSSSIAFARSRVGTYWEEQDIPEYNADGEVSGTSTEDVEKHAMAKGEFGDFAPGWGIIVRNDGWVDAQIDLYEDVAEYITDTGSTTEGREVDSIDERCPYCGDVVTDSECVNGDCQNRETVVN, from the coding sequence ATGAGTCTGACGAAGCGGTTCCAGTACTACGTTCGTCCGGCGTGGTTCGTTGTTGGGTGGATTCTGTTGCTCCTCGTCTGGCTTTTCTACCTCCCGACTCCAGAATTCCCAGTCATCCCTCTCTCAATCTGGGGGCTGGCATTTCTTGCAAGCCCGTTCATTCTCTATCGGTACTGGGGAGATCGCCCACCGCAGCTAACGCTCTCGTCGGAGCGGCTCGACGACTCTGAGGTTGGGCTTCCAGTCAATCACATCAACGAGACAGACCACTTGAGCGGTCGTCTACTGCGGCGGATGATTCCCATCGACGTGACGGGATCAATCGGGATTCTGGGGGCGACTCGGTCGGGGAAGACCAACGCGGCGAAACTGCTCGTGGACCAGATACGCGACAAAACCGATGAGCAAACGCCGTTCATCATCTACGACCACAAAACGGATTTCCAGGATCACCTCGACGAAGATGAGCGCATTGTCCTTTCAGGTCGGAAAGCCGATGTCCAGTGGAATATCTTCGAGGAAGTCGAATCTGAACAGGAATGCGAAGAGCTCGCTAGAGAACTATTCCCGGCTCCATCTGATGGCTCCGATTTCTTCGCCGATGCCTCACGTCAATTGTTCGCTGCGGTTCTCAAAGTCATGCGGCGAGACGCGCCTGATGGAACCACACCCACGAATGAGGACCTCGTAACGTGGATCGAATCAACGACGGTCGAAGAACTCGCTGAAACGCTCTCGGAGCATCCTGATCTCCAGGGGATCACTGACTACATCGACCCTGACGCGTCCGAACAGTCGCAGGGCGTCATGGCGTCGTTCCGCAAGGAGGTTCGAAATATGTTCCAGGGCGATCTCTGCGAGGCAGGGAGCTGGTCGATTCGCCAGTACATGGACGACCCACAGGGCAAGGTCTTGATCATCGACTATCCGCAACGGCTCGGCGAATCCACGAAGCCACTCATTCGGTTTACTATCGACTGGTCAATTCGGTTTGCGCTCGACGATGGCGATCAGAGCGCGTACTTTGTTCTCGATGAGTTTGCTCGCTTGCCACCACTACGGCGCATCGGGGATCTCGTGAACGTCGGGGCCGGGCAAGACACGCGGGCACTCATCACGTTGCAGTCAGTTGCACAGCTGTATGATCGGTATGGTCGCGACGGGGGCGATGCACTCCTTTCTGGACTGCTCTCGACGATCATTCTCCGGCTCAATGACTCCTCGAGTATCGCGTTCGCACGGAGCAGGGTTGGCACGTACTGGGAAGAGCAGGACATCCCTGAATATAACGCCGATGGCGAGGTTTCTGGAACATCGACTGAGGATGTTGAGAAGCACGCGATGGCCAAAGGCGAGTTCGGGGATTTCGCACCGGGATGGGGGATTATCGTGCGAAACGACGGGTGGGTTGATGCGCAGATCGACCTGTATGAAGATGTTGCTGAGTACATCACCGATACTGGCTCCACGACCGAGGGACGAGAAGTTGATTCAATCGACGAACGGTGTCCTTACTGTGGCGACGTCGTCACGGACTCCGAATGCGTCAATGGAGACTGCCAGAACCGAGAAACGGTTGTAAACTGA
- a CDS encoding RNA-guided endonuclease InsQ/TnpB family protein: protein MADDYLRRTAITRPILTHEQKQLLDATINEWQTACNTSSQIGWEHGETRKTYLQDLAYGDVREETRLGSQHAILATHQAAAALSGVEEIKELDEEYKTSRPEFTAETVKYDTRTMTIFDDGTVSLATVDDRIRCDLALPDDEDGYQHQYLNDEDWEVTESTLSRRDGDYYLHLGFRKPKPEKQVEQQGDDEDRTVLGVDLGIVNIATTSTAYFASGRELRHRHREFERIRGNLQQTGTQSAHRTIQQMSGRESRYVRDVLHRVANDIIEEALEHNCEYIAVENLRHIRERAPPVKEFHQWAHRQLVDLVEYKADAEGISVEYVDPENTSRRCPECGHTSEGNRVRQAEFECEKCGATANADYVGAKNVGWRYVRRGLQSSRRTGDSQLALKSGTVTPNRGFVPSD from the coding sequence GTGGCAGACGACTACCTGAGACGCACCGCAATCACTCGCCCCATCCTCACCCACGAGCAGAAGCAACTGCTTGATGCCACTATCAACGAGTGGCAAACTGCCTGCAACACCAGCAGCCAGATCGGATGGGAACACGGTGAAACGCGGAAGACGTACCTCCAAGACCTCGCCTACGGCGATGTGCGAGAGGAAACGCGTCTCGGGAGTCAGCACGCAATCCTCGCCACCCACCAAGCCGCAGCCGCACTCTCCGGCGTCGAAGAAATCAAAGAACTGGACGAGGAGTACAAGACATCACGTCCGGAGTTCACCGCCGAGACAGTGAAATACGACACCCGGACGATGACGATATTCGACGACGGAACAGTCTCACTCGCAACGGTTGACGACCGTATTCGGTGTGATCTTGCGTTGCCTGACGACGAAGATGGCTACCAACACCAGTACCTCAACGATGAGGACTGGGAGGTCACCGAATCCACGCTTTCTCGGCGTGATGGCGACTACTACCTGCATCTCGGCTTTCGCAAACCGAAGCCCGAGAAACAGGTCGAACAACAGGGCGACGACGAGGACAGGACAGTTCTCGGCGTTGACCTCGGTATCGTCAACATCGCCACCACCAGTACGGCGTACTTCGCGTCCGGCAGGGAACTTCGACACCGCCATCGGGAATTCGAGCGGATACGTGGCAACCTCCAACAGACTGGTACACAATCCGCACATCGGACGATTCAGCAGATGAGCGGTAGGGAATCCCGATACGTTCGAGACGTCCTCCACCGCGTGGCCAACGACATCATCGAGGAAGCACTGGAGCATAACTGCGAGTACATCGCGGTTGAGAACCTGAGACACATCAGGGAACGTGCGCCGCCGGTGAAAGAGTTCCACCAGTGGGCGCACCGCCAGCTCGTTGACCTCGTGGAGTACAAGGCTGACGCGGAAGGCATCAGTGTTGAGTACGTTGATCCGGAGAACACGAGTCGGCGGTGTCCCGAGTGTGGACACACTAGCGAAGGCAATCGCGTCAGGCAGGCGGAGTTCGAGTGCGAGAAGTGTGGTGCGACAGCGAATGCGGACTATGTTGGAGCGAAAAATGTTGGATGGCGGTACGTCCGTCGCGGCCTACAGTCGTCGCGGCGGACGGGCGACAGTCAACTCGCCCTGAAGTCAGGAACAGTGACGCCGAATCGGGGATTCGTCCCGTCCGACTAA
- a CDS encoding AAA family ATPase has translation MTRPQKDSTPDQAEITDDSAIPDVDGESGADSETATESDYGSAETDPDSDTEEGSSTSGLNETIRDRVESQLNEKDSTTSVFANKDLVHPDTIIDANRIVGRDEQLDRIIELLLPAVKGGRQDNILQFGPSGTGKSLIINATAEEVATLCENRGVDFGVIRINCQRISSEDKAVYAMLQDVSEKTGAEVGIKKQGTATSDKYDRLYEIVNERFEAILFILDEIDYLTGNSNDDEPDYSRLLYQLSRATAEGDIEGRSAVAALTNDTQLIQKLDGRTASSFNPDNVVFPDYDATQIRAILEHREDAFRDGVLSGDVIPLAAAFAAQDEGDARKAIDLLRKAGEMADREGSGTVEERHVRTAQGKLDVDQAQKTINGLSAQKKYTLYALTSVAVHATRSLDSIPGPVAYEVYSYVTESIDAVTKSDDSFRRYAKELASYNIISKDRSGRGRGRGVHNEYAFAIDPETVEETIERDSRITEIEQDSLQLVVESQLDEFNST, from the coding sequence ATGACCCGGCCGCAGAAGGATAGCACTCCAGACCAAGCGGAAATCACTGACGACAGTGCAATACCCGATGTAGACGGCGAATCTGGTGCTGACAGTGAGACTGCTACGGAATCAGATTATGGATCTGCCGAGACTGACCCTGATTCGGACACAGAAGAGGGGAGCAGTACTAGCGGATTGAATGAGACGATTCGGGATCGCGTCGAGAGCCAACTGAACGAGAAGGATTCGACGACGTCAGTGTTTGCCAATAAGGACCTCGTTCACCCGGATACGATCATTGACGCCAATCGCATCGTTGGTCGCGACGAGCAGCTAGATCGGATCATCGAACTACTCCTCCCCGCAGTGAAGGGAGGGCGGCAAGACAATATTCTCCAATTCGGCCCCTCTGGAACGGGCAAATCCCTCATCATCAACGCGACTGCCGAGGAGGTCGCGACGCTCTGTGAGAATCGCGGTGTCGACTTCGGCGTCATTCGCATCAACTGCCAGCGGATCAGCTCCGAGGATAAAGCCGTCTACGCGATGCTGCAGGACGTGTCTGAGAAGACCGGTGCTGAGGTCGGCATCAAAAAACAGGGAACGGCAACCTCAGACAAGTACGACCGCCTCTACGAGATCGTCAATGAACGCTTCGAGGCGATCCTATTCATCCTGGACGAGATCGACTATCTCACCGGGAATAGCAACGACGACGAGCCGGATTACTCTCGACTGCTCTATCAACTCTCACGCGCTACCGCCGAGGGCGACATCGAAGGCCGGTCAGCAGTCGCTGCACTCACCAACGACACCCAGTTGATACAGAAATTGGATGGGCGGACAGCCAGTTCGTTCAATCCAGATAACGTCGTGTTCCCCGACTACGACGCCACCCAGATTCGAGCCATCCTCGAGCATCGAGAAGATGCGTTCCGTGATGGCGTACTCTCCGGCGATGTGATACCGCTTGCCGCCGCGTTCGCTGCTCAAGACGAGGGTGACGCTCGGAAGGCAATCGACTTGCTCAGAAAGGCAGGTGAGATGGCCGACCGCGAAGGAAGCGGGACCGTCGAGGAGCGCCATGTTCGAACTGCACAGGGGAAACTCGACGTCGACCAAGCACAGAAGACGATCAACGGGCTCTCCGCGCAGAAAAAATACACTCTGTACGCCTTGACGTCGGTCGCTGTTCACGCGACTCGTTCACTCGATTCGATCCCCGGTCCAGTCGCCTATGAGGTCTACAGCTACGTGACCGAGAGCATCGATGCGGTCACGAAATCGGACGATTCCTTCCGACGGTATGCAAAGGAATTAGCGTCGTACAACATCATCTCGAAGGATCGGAGCGGCCGCGGGCGCGGACGTGGTGTTCACAACGAGTACGCCTTCGCTATCGATCCCGAGACTGTCGAAGAGACGATTGAGCGGGACAGCCGGATAACTGAGATCGAACAGGATTCCCTCCAGCTTGTCGTGGAATCCCAGCTCGACGAATTCAATAGCACGTGA